The Thermoanaerobaculia bacterium genomic interval TGCGGCGGCTTCGGGCGCCTACCAGAATGTCTGCATCAACCTGCCCGGTCTCGCGGACCGCCAGGCGGCATCACGGCTCCTGGCACGTGCCGACGCCGCCTGGGCGCGGACGCGCGACCTCGCCGCGCAGGCCGAGGCGAAATTCGTCGACGGGCTGCGGCAGGCGGCGGGCTAGCGCCCGACGGGTCGCTTCAAGACTGCGCGGCGCAGAGCCGGGTGCGATCGAGGAACCCCTCCCACAAGCGCTCCCAGACGCGCCAGTCGTGGCCGCCCGCGATGGTGTAGACCTGCTCCGGCGGGAGGAGTCCGGCGAGCAGCCGGTTCGAACGCGCGAAGTCGTCGGCGGCGCCCCAGCCGAGATGGAGCGGCACGGGTGGCCCGTCGCCCGGCCAGGTGGCGAGCCAGCTCCAGAGCTCCCGCCCGACGTCCGACTCGGCGAT includes:
- a CDS encoding alpha/beta hydrolase, with the translated sequence IAESDVGRELWSWLATWPGDGPPVPLHLGWGAADDFARSNRLLAGLLPPEQVYTIAGGHDWRVWERLWEGFLDRTRLCAAQS